gttttcaagctttttcaaacaactacaacttttaaatttcatatcatgaaagcagttttttgttgaaatgaataaggaaaaaaatgaaactgcaaatgtgtttaaatgtaaatgtgagataattagcaagtaatggctaaatataatctgtttagctatgattaaaacaaaaaattaattaaaaaataaagtaataaaaagtctattttatttttaaacaattataatttagtataattaagtataatttatttttatctaacatatacaacattttccactctaattttcaaaatttttgcttgcttacatcaagcaaagatgacCACTAACtggtggacatctttgcttcaagctagtctatgtatttgattgatatgtattggaatctaatattacatgcaagggctgtttgtgaactgtggtgtcaatgaatcactctatcaccatacaatgtcaatactttcagttgatggcagtcgattagtttcccatcacaccaatgtaatacaaccccagcaTGACTAtctatgttatctatgagtaaccagtGATATACAACCCCCCATGTGTGGggtctgtatatcattggagtaactgattgcattaactcacttacttaacactatctattcagtgcctttgcaaggcatgtaggtattgaattgctttaaataataagcatatattagagtaataaactataatcatcatttctttaatatgagcaataattactaacttaactgtaaaaattcatgatcattctcatggctgatgttattgttctgtcaattactacgattgactagcacaaaaaaggagcgcggcctaaacgctccttgttggcaccggaaacgcttgTGTTGTTGAAGGCATAGTTATCACTTTaggggggagataactctatggtttggACTTTCAGAGTTGGTGGCAAGAAAGAAAGTGCCTAAACTCCTGACCGGGCCAAGTTGAATAGTAGGGCACATTACAGTTGGCTATTGGTTGAGAATCACTAGCAAGCTTTATATAAGGTTACATATATCTGGCGAgtaacaaaattaaaactttggGTTTTATTACAGCAAAATCCATCCAATTGTCTCAGCTCGTGTGCAGTTAACAGATGCTCAACCAGTTTCTAGTTTTCTTTGGAGTTTCTGTCAGAGTATTATTCCTGGCTTGCTTCAGGTAAGTGATAACATAATCAGTTCATAAATCACCTAACCTGCAGGCTTTGCAGAGTTCTTTTTCAACAGCTCAACTATACAACTTAGTATGCATGCCACCAGCTTTTTCCATGCCACTGTGACATCTCATGACAATATTTGGCAAATACCACTGAGAGTTTGGACACAAATACTTTTATAGTTGCTAATACACCGGCAGCTTCGAGTACTGTAAAAGAATGCCAGGTGTTCAAATAAAGCACAGAAAGTAAGTTTATGCACtataactttaaaaactttaaaggtGAATAATTGGTGCAGGTGTAAACATGGTCTAATCCTGTTTCAAGCAAAATCTTTTCAACCTTTTTACCCTTTTTGTTGACGGATagaaaagctttttttaaagTAAAGATTATAATTGAGAAGGCAGTGTTAAGTTATAACTGAAATGTTAACATACAGCAACATGTAAATTGCCGGCTTTAATACAATTCTCACAATATGCAAGTGTTACCCTACTACtgcatttaaaagtaaattctATTTTTTCTGTGACGGGCGAGTCAAGTCATTTTTACGTGTTCAGTTTAACCTGATCATATCAAGTTTCTGCAGGTTTCTATGAGGGGAAACAGTGTAAGGTTTAGTGTAATCAAGCTTATGACAAAACCTAAAGAATAAATATCGAATTCTTACATGGTTGTttgcttataattattattttacttatatGGTAGATTGAAtggtctctctctctctctctctctctctctctctctctctctctctctctctccctctctctccctctctctctccctctctctccctctctctccctctctctccctctctctccctctctctccttctctctccctctctctctctccctctctctccctctctctccctctctctccctctctctccctctctctccctctctctccctctctctccctctccctccctctccctccctctccctctctctccctcgctctccctccctctccctctccctccgcCTCTCCATCCGCCTCTCTCTCCGCCTCTTTCTCCGCCTCTCTCTCCGCCTCTCTCTCCGCCTCTCTCTCCGCCTCTCTCTCCGCCTCTCTGTCTCTGTCTTCAATCTCCCCGCCTTTCGCCCTCTCCGCCTTTCCTCTCTCCGCTTCTCTCTCTCCGCTTCTCAATCTCCTTCTCAATTTccctctctgtctctctctctctatctctctttccttctctctctccacCTCTCTCTCTCCGCCTCTCTTTCTTTTCGCCTCTCTCTCTTCGCCTCTCTCACTCTCCGCCTCTATCTGTCCGCCTCTCTTTTTCcgcctctctctctccctctctctctcgctctccgtccctctttctctctctccttcgcTCTCCCTCTCCGCTTTTCTCTCTCCGCCTTTCTCTCTTTTCGTCTCTCTCTCTCCGTTTCTCTCACCGCCTCTCTTTCTCCGCCGCTGgctatgtacatgtaggatAATTTACTTGTAGTATCTGGTTACAACCTATCAATTGAAAAGATTGTAGTTTTAACGTAGAATCTGGCAGAGATGAGCACTCAAGTTAACATGCTTGCTCGAGCAAGTCTTAAGGCTCACCTCacaaataaattagaaagaaTTAAGTTTtaccacgaccaaacacgagcaaagcgattgtttgggagattatgataaatgcatgtgtgcACTCAACTCCCGAAAAGTTATCCGTTAACGGCTGTgacaaacccttgtaccgaaatctcttcaacaaatttaaccatttttgtgtagaatcGTTTAAGTAcaataatgataaaaaacacatataaacttatttaaatatgttaccaagtctttgaaaggttaccgcaatatcttaaaactaacctgTCTGATTAGATGATACATAAATGGACAGATTAACCCTGgctaaaattgaaataaaaacttgccaagcctattttaatcaaaattaagaccgtctaacgaaacgccgataaggcggTGCGACAGAGAGAACaattaagtcgtgcacatttccCGAAAaaagcgtgcacatttcaccattTTATCacattgtctaattgccaaaggtttctgtaattaacgttgaagtactgaaaagaaatcatttttttctgtttctactaaactctaacattttggacacttaatGAATAccttggtattccaactgatgtccaaagcagtgaaattAAAGGAAATggtgatgatatttttctaacaattttttttctattttaacgATTTATAACGATACAATAcataattaacgtagaagtactgaaaaataattgtttctttttgctggttctaccagactctgacattttggatacTTGTAATGAGTACTGTGGTATTCCAAATGATgcccaaagcagtgaaagtaaaggaaatgacaatgatatttctctaacaattcttataagattattacaatatttaattgtaagaataactattcgattttataagaagtagttataagaataatcattcgaatttacaagatcgaagtgtaTAGTATCCtgtggtgtgcaatatgttactgttattttttttctagagtatttgttgatggtactacggctgtgcccaatttCGCAGTACTGGCAAGCCGTTTTTAatgtctgcaaaattaagttatatgcctacattttcttatagatacacatctctttttatgacaaccagctaaaatctgtttaggtTTACAAATTCAGAATAGTTTTTTAGTTTAGataaaaatacagaaatctGGATAAATATCCCaacctcttgatattggttgctatgacctgGTATGCTATGGTTgcgatatacagcccccaggtatatacagtgaaactcggataactcaaacttcaagggaccgagcaaaagtgttcgaattatcagagcgttcaagttatcagagcactgtcacaagtccatgtatttacttatttattagtagatacatgtacatatacaaactataatataaatcaaaagcacaaatggcttgtttcaaattaaatgcttctaatgtaaagtttaaaacgtttttatcaaaaagtatagagatttttctatcacttgagattggtttgtggTTTGAGGTggtgttattgccaggacgttttttagattgacattggcaaaacttgatcgttgctgaaatgctcaaaagaaaagacatctttttcttttgagcgttttacccacgatcaattttgccgatttttcttgaagtttatgcaaagattaccttactttacctgggattcgttaagagcaacactccaaggcagttcaattaaaagttttacgaggttttacggtacattgtatatcactcacgctttttgaatggatacttattgaatgtacacacgtattctgtgtttaggtcaaacgatgaatagttttttttagctaagacaacgtatacgtttaattacaacagtttttaagacgttttaaacattcaacattccgacgttgattcaacacggaatcaacctcggaaaactattcatcacaggctagccgggtcacgcactcaaggattttcgccacgcaaatacaaaacaaaaacaacatgctgtttttgttttgtatgtgcgtggcgaaaatccttgcgcgcgtgacccggctagcccgtgctattcatcgtatagcagtataaatcaaat
The sequence above is drawn from the Watersipora subatra chromosome 5, tzWatSuba1.1, whole genome shotgun sequence genome and encodes:
- the LOC137397554 gene encoding octapeptide-repeat protein T2-like — its product is MKRSGERRQRRRKRGGERNGERETKREKGGERKAERESEGERERGTESERERERERRKKRGGQIEAESERGEEREAKRKRGGEREVEREKEREIERERQRGKLRRRLRSGEREAERGKAERAKGGEIEDRDREAEREAEREAEREAEREAEKEAEREADGEAEGEGEGGREPTHWWQRWDLPKKGRHSDNYATMPGSQRSATRELARAELQQVDQMSRLTEAITQALRIPRQEGNFKPPKFDGGEDVEVFITQFQEVAEANEWNQKTTLLHLREVLKDGAKTCSQGDSPEAIFLSLRTKYGLSPKEAKA